A genomic window from Quercus lobata isolate SW786 chromosome 10, ValleyOak3.0 Primary Assembly, whole genome shotgun sequence includes:
- the LOC115964790 gene encoding uncharacterized protein LOC115964790, giving the protein MQNLLLEILANEALHGNKYSNIFKHALYAKVAKAITEKFMIECTPKQVEHCFKTLKTNWNTIVLLRNKKSGCGWNDDLKMITCDRTMYDKEVAFLNKKIEMFDEMALVVGKDMATGGFSKGIGDIGVEALDDSPPLVDADVDDISIKKQVDPSHVASNETRSHRK; this is encoded by the exons atgcaaaatttATTACTTGAGATACTTGCAAATGAGGCTCTTCATGGAAATAAGTATTCCAACATATTTAAACATGCATTATATGCTAAAGTAGCTAAAGCAATTACTGAGAAATTTATGATTGAATGTACTCCAAAGCAAGTGGAACATTGCTTTAAAACACTCAAAACCAATTGGAATACAATTGTATTACTTCGTAATAAGAAAAGCGGGTGTGGATGGAATGATGATTTGAAAATGATCACTTGTGATAGGACAATGTATGACAAAGAAGTTGCG TTTCTAAACAAGAAAATTGAGATGTTTGATGAGATGGCTTTGGTTGTTGGTAAGGATATGGCTACAGGAGGTTTTTCTAAGGGAATTGGTGATATAGGTGTAGAAGCATTGGACGACTCACCTCCGCTTGTTGACGCTGATGTTGATGATATATCTATAAAGAAGCAAGTTGATCCCTCACATGTGGCCTCAAATGAAACAAGGTCTCATAGGAAATGA